A section of the Telopea speciosissima isolate NSW1024214 ecotype Mountain lineage chromosome 3, Tspe_v1, whole genome shotgun sequence genome encodes:
- the LOC122656883 gene encoding putative calcium-binding protein CML19, translating into MKNCKQEFESVFHYLDKDGDGKISPVELRQCIMKIDCKAWLEDADEAIIESLDSDGDGLLDLEDFIGLMEVDGGEEEEAKLKDLREAFGMYEMEGTGYITPKSLKRMLSRIGESRTVNECEAMINLFDLNGDGVISFDEFRLMML; encoded by the coding sequence ATGAAGAACTGCAAGCAGGAGTTTGAAAGTGTCTTCCACTACTTAGACAAGGATGGAGATGGCAAGATCTCACCAGTTGAGCTCCGGCAATGCATAATGAAAATAGACTGCAAAGCATGGCTTGAAGATGCCGATGAAGCCATAATCGAATCGTTAGATTCAGATGGAGATGGGTTATTGGATTTGGAGGATTTTATTGGATTAATGGAAGttgatggaggagaagaagaagaagctaagTTGAAGGATTTAAGGGAGGCATTTGGTATGTATGAGATGGAAGGAACTGGGTATATTACACCCAAAAGTCTGAAGAGAATGCTTAGTAGAATCGGTGAGTCGAGAACGGTCAATGAATGCGAAGCAATGATTAATCTGTTTGATCTCAATGGAGATGGTGTGATTAGCTTTGATGAGTTTAGACTCATGATGCTATGA
- the LOC122656169 gene encoding thioredoxin F-type, chloroplastic-like, whose product MALQISLSSPLRSTTSSSSWSLTQPVVLNDQIRYVGDRSSRFSGSILKNVERRREVRVSVRSSLDTAGPVVGQVTEVNKDTFWPLVKAASDKVVVVDMYTQWCGPCKVMAPKFKELSEKHLDVVFMKLDCNKENKPLAKELGIKVVPTFKILKDSKVVKEITGAKFGDLVAAIESVKSS is encoded by the exons ATGGCTCTTCAAATTTCTCTCTCGTCTCCTTTGCGTTCTACAACCTCGTCGTCTTCATGGTCACTGACCCAGCCTGTTGTACTGAACGATCAAATTCGTTATGTTGGGGATCGATCTTCTAGGTTTTCGGGGAGTATTTTGAAGAATGTCGAGAGGAGGAGAGAGGTTAGAGTTTCTGTGAGGTCGAGCTTGGACACGGCAGGACCGGTTGTCGGGCAGGTTACTGAGGTCAATAAGGACACGTTCTGGCCTCTGGTTAAAGCCGCTAGTGATAAGGTTGTCGTCGTCGACATGTACACGCAATG GTGTGGTCCTTGTAAGGTGATGGCCCCAAAATTCAAAGAACTCTCTGAGAAGCACCTCGACGTTGTTTTTATGAAGCTTGACTGCAACAAAGAAAACAAG CCATTAGCAAAGGAACTAGGGATAAAGGTAGTCCCTACTTTCAAGATCCTCAAGGACAGCAAGGTTGTAAAAGAAATTACTGGGGCCAAATTTGGTGACTTAGTTGCTGCAATTGAATCTGTTAAATCCAGTTGA